A section of the Tenrec ecaudatus isolate mTenEca1 chromosome 15, mTenEca1.hap1, whole genome shotgun sequence genome encodes:
- the LOC142427613 gene encoding large ribosomal subunit protein uL14-like: MSCFPSCTGAKNLYIISVQGIKGRLSRLPAAGVGDIVMATVKKGKPELRKKVHPAVVIRQRKSYRRKDGVFLSFEDNAWVIVKNKGEMKGSAITGPVAKECADLWPRIASNAGSIA; encoded by the coding sequence ATGTCTTGTTTTCCTTCTTGTACAGGAGCCAAAAATCTATATATCATCTCCGTGCAGGGGATCAAGGGCCGGCTAAGCAGACTGCCCGCTGCCGGAGTGGGTGACATAGTGATGGCCACAGTCAAGAAAGGCAAACCCGAGCTCAGAAAGAAGGTCCATCCTGCAGTGGTAATACGGCAACGGAAATCCTACCGGAGAAAAGATGGTGTGTTCCTTTCTTTCGAAGATAATGCATGGGTCATTGTGAAAAATAAAGGCGAGATGAAAGGTTCGGCCATCACAGGACCCGTTGCAAAGGAGTGTGCGGACTTGTGGCCCCGGATTGCATCCAATGCCGGCAGCATTGCGTGA